Within Pirellulales bacterium, the genomic segment TGATTCGATCGAGTGGCCAATAATCCAAAAGCAGCAGCGTGAACGGAAGCGTCACCACCATGGGCTTGGACAAGAGGCCCAGCATCGCGCAGATCAGCACCCCCAGATACCACCAGCGCGAGCCGCGGGCGTAGAACGTGTAAAACCCAATCGCCAGAAACCAAAAAAAAGTGCTCAGCACGTCCTTGCGTTCGGCGACCCAAGCGACCGACTCCACATGCAGTGGGTGCCATGCGAATAGCGCCGCCGCCAGCGCGCTGGGCCATAGATTTCCGGTCATCCGCTCGAGCACCACCAGCAGCAACATCGCGTTGATGATGTGGAAAACGAGGTTGGTCAGGTGATGTCCCCATGCCTCGTCAACGCCGTATAACTCGGCATCGAGCATGTGCGAGAGCACCGTGATCGGATGATAGTTGCCCACCACCGGATATGCGGGTGAGAACGCCTTGGCAACGTTGTGCCATGACCATCCCTCGGAGACGAGCGGATTGTGGGTGACGTAGTGCGGATCGTCGTACAGCACAAAGTCGTGTCGGTCCCAGACCATGCGACCAAACGTCAGGGCTGTGACCAATGCCAGCGCGCCGGCCACTGCCAGCAACGTGAAACGCCCATGCGCGTGGCGCGCAGCGTCGCGCGCGGCTCGTTGCATCGCTTTCGTCGGTTGCGTCTGACCCATGGGCGGCGTTTGCTCAGTCCAATCCTGGCGCCTCGGCGAACAAGAGCAGTTCGCGATCAAAAATGTCGTCCGCACGAATGGAGGCGGGGGGCTCGGACAACGCTTCCTGCCGTCGGAACGACGCCAAATGTTCGCCGATGACTTTGGCCAATTCGACACGGTTCTTTTTTTCGGCCAGCGTCAACGCCCGCTCGGCGGTTTGCACGGCTTCGTCGTAACGGCCCACCGCCGCGTACGCGGCGGCGAGCGTGTCGAGCCAATAGGGACGCACGCTACCCGGCGGCGCCTTTTGGCAGACAAATTCCGCGATTTGCACCGCTTGCGAGGGAAAGCGGTAGTTCGGATCGGGACCGGTCGCCGACAAGCGCGCCATCATCATCAGCAGCGGCGCGTTGCCCGGATTAAGTTCCTGCGCCTGACGAAAATAGGCCATCGCCTCATTCGAGCTACCAGCTTCGAGGGCGACGATGCCGCTCACGACCAGCACCACAAAATTGCTGGGCCCCAGTTCCAAAGCTTGGGCGATCGCGCGCTGCGATTCCGCGCGTTTTCCTTGCCGGGCGCGCGTCCAACCCAAAAAGGCTAGCGACTCCGGTTCATGGTAGCGCAGCGTCGTTGACTGCCCAAAGGCTTTGCTCGCTGCTGGCAGGTCGCCGCGTTCCATCGCCAGCGCGCCGATCAAGAGCCACGCCATGCCGAAATCGGTTTCGACGGCGGACCCCTCTTGCAACGCTTCCCATGCCCGTTCTCGATCCCCTTGCTTCCAATACCCCACGGCCAAGCCAAATTGCGCCATGCCGTTCTTTGGATTCACCGCCACAGAGTGACCGAATAAGGTGATGGTGTCACTCCAATAGCCGACCTGTCGCGCGGCCATACCCGCCAAGATCGCCAAAATCGCGCAGGTGGCGACCGCCGCCCCAAGGCGCTGCCTCGCGGAGTCGCGCACCGCGTCAACCAGCCAAAAGGCGATGGCGATGAAGATGCCGACCAGTGGAATGTAGGTATAGCGGTCGGCCATTGACTGCTCTCCCACCTGCACCAGGCCGATCACCGGCACCAGCGTGCCGACATACCAAAACCAGCCAACAGGCAAGTAGGGGCGAGCACGGCCCCAGGAAATGGCCAAGTAAGTGACGATTGCAAAGCCCAAGCAGCCAAGCACCGCGGTTTCGATGGTGAGTGTCCGCGCGCCCATCGATTGTTGAGCGGCGAGGCCGGTGGGCCAAAATGTCTTGGCCAAATACATGTTGTAGGAATGCAGCGCATTGACGATTCGGACCACCAGGGGCATCGCGTCGATCGCTACCACCGCTCCCCCGGTCGATTGCGCGTACAGCGTCAGGCCGATACTGCACGCCACCATGGCGAACAGCGGCAGCTTTTCCCAAATCAGCGCCCCGGCCGCACGCCGCCAGTCGGGCGAACGCCAGTCGTATGGCGAGATACGCCCGAGTGGCCAAAAATCGAGCAACAGCAACACAAACGGGAGCGTCACCACCATCGGCTTCGACAATAGCCCCAGCGCCATGCTGATGGCGACACCCCAATATTGCAGGCGCGACCCGCGCACATAGCCCACGTAACACCACATGGCGAGGAACCAAAAAAAGGCGCTCATCACGTCCTTGCGTTCCGACACCCAGGCCACGCTCTCGACGTGCAAGGGATGCCAGGCAAACAGCGCGGCGACTAGCGCGCATGGCCACACCCGACTGGTCATCCTCAACAGTGCCAAGAACAACATGCAGGCGGCGGCGGCATGCCACAGCAGGCTACTGAGATGATGCCCCCACGGACGCGCTAACCCATACATCTGGCAATCGAGCATGTGCGACAAGAGCGTGACCGGATGATAGTTGGCGGCAACTTGTGTTGTTGGATTAAAGGCCCATCGCACTCCCTGCCAAGTCAACCCTGACAGCACCATGGGGTTGTACACCACGTACAACCCATCGTCGTAATCGACAAATCCATATTGCTCCCAAATCACACGACCAAACACCAGCGCGATGACCAGCGCCAGTCCGCTGCATATCGCCAACTTGGTGGTCGCCGCCACAGGCCGCTCGTCGCTGGTGGATCGACAGAATGGAACTGGAGCGGACGTAGCCGCCGTCGCGCTTGGCTTTGCCCGGCGCTTGGTGTTAGTCATGCGGGTGACGATTTCGAGAAAAGGCAAGAAAGACAAGTGGCAGAGATGTGCAGCGCGGCAGTTTGATCGGAGCAGATTGACAAGCGCAACTCGTCGGGACCCAAACGCAGCGTGACCCTCGTATCTAATCACGCACGGTGATTCGCGCCAAGCAGCCGCTGAGCGGCGCACCAGCGGCGGCTCCACGCATTCCCACGGACTTCGCCTTCAATTTCATAGGCCAATTTTTATTTATAGACCTAATGTCGACCGGCAGTCGGCCAGCACACGGCTGAGGAAGTTGGACACGATGTTCGGACGCCGACACCGTGAACGTGGCTCGAAAAACAAAGACAAATAAGCGCCGTTCTGCAAAATTGCCAACTTGCATCCCATACATCGTGGCTCAAGGAGTCACGGAGTAGCTGGCTGCTCCGCCACAGGAGCGACTTGCCAAGGGGGGGGATTGCCGATCTCTGTATATCGTATTTCCGCCAATTCGCCCAAAATCGGCGTTTCTGACTTATGCGTGCCACCCCTCTTGGCGCGGTCATTACCCCCTCTTGTGAGCGGTTTCGGTCGGCATTGGCGCGAAAAAACATAAAAAGCTTGAGGAATTTTGTTGACACACCATTCGTAGTCGAATAATCTGCGACTCCAAGTGCCGAGCATTTCTTTTTTGGGCCGGCAACAGCGGTGGCTGTTGTATCCCTGAAATGCTCGAAATGAACGGGGGTTGTGGACCTCATCCGAAAAGGAGGTGTCTCCTCCAGCTCTGCTTGACTGCATCTGTCCTTAGTTGACTGGCGAGACGCATAGCGGACTCGCCAGGGGGTCAGTACATTTTTTTAGTCTATTCCCTGCTTGTTCTTGTTTTGGCATTGGAGAATGCTCATGAAGAAGGCTCTTGTCAGTGCGGTAGCGGCCGTAGCGCTGCTCTCCGCAAACTCCGCGTTCGCGGCCTCGTTTCCCGTGAATCTTGTCATGGATACCGCGACCAGCTTTATCAATGTCTCCCTTGGCGCCCTGGGGAACCTTGGTCCCATCACCTTCGCGTCGGGCAACATCAACTCGACGGTCGATCAAACTGGCAGCGCCCCCCCGGCCCTTAGTGTCACCTCGCTCGGTGGCGCCGTGGCTGCCAATGATGGCACTTGGCCCGGTGTGTTTATTACCGCGAGCCTGACCGGCGTCAGCGGCGTTATCAATCCTGGTGGTCCGTTCGCCACCAATGGCGTCAACCCCGGGACGATTGATCTCGCCGGTTTGACCCTCAGCCTGAACAGTGGTTCGCTGATCACCAGCGGCTTGGTCAGCACCACCGTGAATTTGTCTTCAAGCCCGATCAACGTGACTGTTCCGACCGGTTTCCCGGCGAACATCAACGAGACCCCGATTCTGGGTGGCTATAACGTCGCCATCGGTATTCCGGTCACGATCATCACGAATTTGAGCGGCATCAACGTGACGGTCACCGCTGCCTTGAATTTCAACGGCACGAAGATCGTTCCTGAGCCGGGCAGCGTTGCCTTGCTCGCCATCGGCCTCGTCGGTCTCGGCCTGCCGGCCGTCCGTCGGTTCCGTCGCAAGTAGTGACCCATCAGCCGCCTCCCGTGGCGGTTGAACTTCGAAACAGCAAAGGGTCGGCCGCCGCAAGGTTGCCGGCCCTTTGTGTTTTTATAATCGCGTTCGAACGGCGCCGTTCGTGGATGAATCGCATCAGGCAATGTGCCGGAAAAGCGCGGATTTGTCGGCACGACGATTTGGATCGTAGAAGCGGCGCACAGCGGCTACTGCGCGCGCCAGACGGCGTCTCGAAATTTCTCTTCACACCTCGGCATCTCGATGTCGAACTTGATGCCTAGTCGCAATTCTCTAGCGGCGCGCCAGCGATTTAGTTGAAAGCGCGCCAGCCATCGCTACAATCCTGGGCGTTGCCTCGCGCCGCTAGCATGCCTCGCACAGACCTAAGCACCTTTCGTTGTGCGATGCCCTGCCCATGCCGCGCCGGCGACCGATTCGCGCCGCTACCGACGTCGACAACCGGAGGTTCACCACGGCATGACGCAACCCACCAGGTCGAATCCATCGCGTGGCGGATTTCACCGCCGCGATTTTTTACGCGGTTCTGGGGCCGCTGCCGCCGCCACGGCGCTGGCCACGGGCCAAGGACTAGCGGCGGATGAAACGGGTGCCGCCGTCGTTGGCCCGGGCATGTCAAAGATCACGCTCAACGTCAACGGCGCTGATCATGCGGTCTTGGTCGAACCGCGGATGACGCTGCTCGAAGTCCTTCGATATCAACTCAATCTCACCGGCGCCAAGCCCATTTCCGGAGATGGCACGAGCGGCGGCAGCACGGTATTTGTGGCTGGCAAGCCAGTCTCGGCCTCGACCACCTTGGCGCTGACGTGCGTCGGCAAGCCAATCCAAACTGTCGAGAGCCTGGGGGGCGCCAAGCTCGATCCTGTGCCGGCCGCATTCGTTCACAACGACGGCATGCAATGCGGTTTTTGCACGCCCGGCTTTGTGATGGCGGTGCGAGCGTTTTTGAACAAGCATCCGCAGGCGACCGAAGACGAGATTCGCGCTGGGCTGAACGGCAACATTTGCCGCTGCGGCACGTATGCGAATGTGATCATGGCCGCCATCGAAGTAGTGAAGGGAGGCGCGCGTGGCTGAGTACAGTTGGCCCAAACAAGGCACGACCACGCTCATCGGCAAAGAGGTTGATCGCGTCGACGGCGTGGAGAAGGCCACCGGCGCCGCCAAATACTCCTACGACATCGTGCTGCCGAAGATGCTCTTTGCGCGCGTGCTCGCCTGCCCGCACGCGCATTGCAAGATCAAGTCGATCGACGCCGCGGCGGCCAAGAGCGTGCCGGGCGTGGTCAGCGTGCAACTGCTGGCCAAGCCCAAGGAAGAGATCAAGTGGCAGGGTTATCTGTTGGCCTGCGTGGCGGCCGAGACCGAAGGCGCGGCGGCTGAAGGACTGGACGCGATCGCGGTCGAATACGAAGTGCTGCCGCATTTTGTTACCGAGCAGTTTTTGGAGGCGGCCGAGGCGGCCGATCGCACCGGCAAGGCGGGCGCCACCGTCGAACTGGAAAACGACGCGCCGGAGGACGAGGACGAAGACGCGTTTGTCGAGGCGGAGGTCAAG encodes:
- a CDS encoding tetratricopeptide repeat protein gives rise to the protein MAATTKLAICSGLALVIALVFGRVIWEQYGFVDYDDGLYVVYNPMVLSGLTWQGVRWAFNPTTQVAANYHPVTLLSHMLDCQMYGLARPWGHHLSSLLWHAAAACMLFLALLRMTSRVWPCALVAALFAWHPLHVESVAWVSERKDVMSAFFWFLAMWCYVGYVRGSRLQYWGVAISMALGLLSKPMVVTLPFVLLLLDFWPLGRISPYDWRSPDWRRAAGALIWEKLPLFAMVACSIGLTLYAQSTGGAVVAIDAMPLVVRIVNALHSYNMYLAKTFWPTGLAAQQSMGARTLTIETAVLGCLGFAIVTYLAISWGRARPYLPVGWFWYVGTLVPVIGLVQVGEQSMADRYTYIPLVGIFIAIAFWLVDAVRDSARQRLGAAVATCAILAILAGMAARQVGYWSDTITLFGHSVAVNPKNGMAQFGLAVGYWKQGDRERAWEALQEGSAVETDFGMAWLLIGALAMERGDLPAASKAFGQSTTLRYHEPESLAFLGWTRARQGKRAESQRAIAQALELGPSNFVVLVVSGIVALEAGSSNEAMAYFRQAQELNPGNAPLLMMMARLSATGPDPNYRFPSQAVQIAEFVCQKAPPGSVRPYWLDTLAAAYAAVGRYDEAVQTAERALTLAEKKNRVELAKVIGEHLASFRRQEALSEPPASIRADDIFDRELLLFAEAPGLD
- a CDS encoding PEP-CTERM sorting domain-containing protein yields the protein MKKALVSAVAAVALLSANSAFAASFPVNLVMDTATSFINVSLGALGNLGPITFASGNINSTVDQTGSAPPALSVTSLGGAVAANDGTWPGVFITASLTGVSGVINPGGPFATNGVNPGTIDLAGLTLSLNSGSLITSGLVSTTVNLSSSPINVTVPTGFPANINETPILGGYNVAIGIPVTIITNLSGINVTVTAALNFNGTKIVPEPGSVALLAIGLVGLGLPAVRRFRRK
- a CDS encoding (2Fe-2S)-binding protein; amino-acid sequence: MTQPTRSNPSRGGFHRRDFLRGSGAAAAATALATGQGLAADETGAAVVGPGMSKITLNVNGADHAVLVEPRMTLLEVLRYQLNLTGAKPISGDGTSGGSTVFVAGKPVSASTTLALTCVGKPIQTVESLGGAKLDPVPAAFVHNDGMQCGFCTPGFVMAVRAFLNKHPQATEDEIRAGLNGNICRCGTYANVIMAAIEVVKGGARG